From a single Nicotiana tabacum cultivar K326 chromosome 8, ASM71507v2, whole genome shotgun sequence genomic region:
- the LOC107826292 gene encoding AP-2 complex subunit alpha-1, with product MALSGMRGLSVFISDIRNCQNKEAERLRVDKELGNIRTRFKNEKGLTPYEKKKYVWKMLYIYMLGYDVDFGHMEAVSLISAPKYPEKQVGYIVTSCLLNENHDFLRLAINTVRNDIIGRNETFQCLALTLVGNIGGREFAESLAPDVQKLLISSSCRPLVRKKAALCLLRLFRKNPDVVNVDGWSDRMAQLLDERDFGVLTSSMSLLVALVASNHEAYWSCLPKCVKVLERLARNQDIPQEYTYYGIPSPWLQVKTMRALQYFPTIEDPSTRRSLFEVLQRILMGTDVVKNVNKNNASHAVLFEALALVMHLDAEKEMMSQCVALLGKFIAVREPNIRYLGLENMTRMLMVTDVQDIIKRHQAQIITSLKDPDISIRRRALDLLYGMCDVSNAKDIVEELLQYLSTAEFVMREELSLKIAILAEKFAPDLSWYVDVILQLIDKAGDFVSDDIWFRVVQFVTNNEDLQPYAALKAREYLDKPAIHETMVKVSAYILGEYSHLLARRPGCSPKEIFSLIHEKLPTVSTSTIPILLSTYAKILMHTQPPDPELQNQIWTIFRKYESCIDAEIQQRAVEYLELSKKGAALMDVLAEMPKFPERQSSLIKKAEDTEADTAEQSAIKLRTHQQTSNALVVTDQRPANGSPPVNHLGLVKVPSMTNVDRNSADQGEIEPNGTLTVVDPQPPSAPSPDVLGDLLGPLAIEGHQPAATQPVHNLGSGVGVAPNAEDALALAPVEEQTATVQPIGNIAERFLALCLKDSGILYEDPYIQIGIKADWRAHHGRLVLFLGNKNTSPLVSVQALILPPSHLRSELSLVPETIPPRAQVQCPLEVVNLHPSRDVAVLDFSYKFGMHLVNVKLRLPAILNKFFQPISISAEEFFPQWRSLSGPPLKLQEVVRGVRPMSLPEMANSLNSLRLMVCPGLDPNANNLVASTTFYSESTRAMLCLVRIETDPADRTQLRMTVASGDPTLTFELKEFIKEQLVIVPTKPTAAGPPLPPQTQPTPIPPAESDPGALLAGLL from the exons ATGGCGTTATCGGGGATGAGAGGTTTGTCAGTGTTCATAAGCGACATTCGAAATTGCCAGAACAAAGAGGCAGAGCGTCTTCGTGTTGATAAAGAGCTTGGCAATATTCGTACTCGCTTCAAAAACGAAAAG gggttgacaccttatgaAAAGAAGAAATATGTCTGGAAAATGCTTTACATTTATATGCTTGGTTATGATGTGGATTTTGGTCACATGGAAGCTGTATCTCTGATATCTGCTCCAAAGTATCCCGAGAAGCAG GTTGGGTACATAGTCACATCATGTTTGCTCAATGAGAACCACGATTTTTTGAGATTAGCAATTAATACAGTACGCAATGACATAATAGGCCGCAACGAGACTTTCCAGTGTCTAGCATTGACTTTG GTTGGAAATATTGGGGGAAGGGAATTTGCTGAATCTCTGGCACCTGATGTTCAGAAGTTACTC ATATCAAGCAGTTGCAGGCCACTTGTGAGGAAGAAGGCTGCCCTATGTCTCCTGCGTCTTTTTAGGAAAAATCCTGACGTCGTGAATGTTGATGGCTG GTCAGATAGGATGGCACAACTGCTGGATGAACGGGATTTTGGTGTTTTGACATCTTCCATGAGCCTTCTAGTTGCATTAGTGGCTAGTAACCATGAAGCATATTGGAGTTGTCTTCCAAAATGTGTTAAAGTGTTGGAAAGGCTTGCCAGGAACCAAGATATTCCACAAGAATATACGTACTATGGGATCCCATCTCCCTGGCTTCAG GTGAAGACTATGCGGGCTCTTCAATATTTTCCGACAATTGAAGATCCGAGCACTAGAAGATCATTGTTTGAG GTTTTGCAACGGATATTGATGGGAACTGATGTGGTGAAAAATGTGAACAAAAACAATGCGTCACATGCAGTCCTATTTGAAGCCCTTGCTCTT GTCATGCATCTTGATGCCGAAAAGGAAATGATGTCTCAGTGTGTTGCGTTGCTTGGGAAATTCATTGCTGTCCGTGAGCCAAATATTCGTTATCTTGGCTTG GAGAATATGACTCGGATGTTGATGGTCACAGATGTACAGGACATTATCAAAAGACATCAAGCTCAGATTATTACCTCACTGAAGGATCCTGATATCAG TATTAGGAGACGTGCCCTTGATTTACTATATGGCATGTGTGATGTTTCTAATGCAAAAGACATCGTAGAAGAATTATTACAG TATCTCAGTACAGCAGAGTTTGTGATGCGTGAAGAATTGTCACTTAAAATAGCAATTCTCGCGGAGAAGTTTGCTCCTGATCTCTCATG GTATGTCGATGTCATCCTTCAATTAATTGATAAAGCTGGCGATTTTGTCAGTGATGACATTTGGTTCCGCGTAGTGCAGTTTGTTACTAACAATGAAGATCTTCAG CCTTATGCAGCTTTGAAAGCCAGAGAATATCTTGATAAGCCTGCCATTCATGAAACAATGGTCAAG GTAAGTGCATATATCCTTGGAGAATACAGCCATCTTCTTGCTAGAAGGCCAGGATGTAGTCCGAAGGAAATATTCAGCCTCATTCATGAGAAGCTTCCTACTGTTTC GACTTCAACAATTCCAATTCTTCTTTCGACATACGCAAAAATTTTGATGCATACACAACCACCGGATCCGGAGCTACAGAATCAAATATGGACAATATTCAGAAA ATATGAGAGCTGCATCGATGCTGAAATACAGCAACGGGCTGTGGAATACTTAGAGTTGAGCAAGAAAGGTGCAGCTTTAATGGATGTCTTAGCTGAAATGCCTAAGTTCCCTGAGCGACAG TCCTCATTGATCAAAAAAGCAGAAGATACTGAGGCTGATACTGCTGAACAAAGTGCAATCAAGTTGCGCACACACCAGCAGACCTCTAATGCTCTAGTAGTAACAGACCAGCGCCCTGCTAATGGTAGTCCACCAGTCAATCACCTTGGTTTAGTAAAGGTTCCAAGCATGACCAACGTG GATCGTAACTCAGCAGATCAAGGGGAGATTGAGCCGAATGGAACTTTGACCGTTGTGGATCCTCAACCTCCTTCAGCACCTTCACCTGATGTCCTGGGAGATCTTTTAGGTCCACTAGCTATTGAAGGCCATCAACCTGCTGCTACCCAACCTGTCCATAATTTGGGCTCTGGTGTTGGCGTTGCTCCAAATGCAGAGGATGCGCTAGCACTTGCACCTGTTGAAGAACAGACTGCAACAGTCCAG CCAATAGGAAATATTGCAGAAAGGTTTCTTGCCTTGTGCCTCAAAGACAGCGGTATACTGTATGAGGATCCTTATATTCAG ATTGGCATAAAAGCAGATTGGCGGGCACATCATGGACGACTTGTCCTCTTCTTGGGAAATAAGAATACGTCTCCACTTGTTTCGGTTCAGGCTCTGATATTGCCCCCATCTCATCTGAGATCGGAACTGTCACTAGTACCCGAGACAATTCCTCCTCGTGCACAG GTTCAATGCCCTCTTGAAGTAGTCAACCTCCATCCAAGTAGGGACGTGGCCGTCCTGGACTTCTCCTATAAGTTTGGGATGCATTTG GTCAATGTTAAACTTCGACTTCCTGCCAtcttgaataagttttttcagcCTATATCAATATCTGCGGAAGAGTTTTTTCCACAGTGGAGATCACTATCTGGGCCTCCACTGAAGCTCCAAGAAGTG GTTAGAGGTGTAAGACCAATGTCGCTTCCAGAAATGGCGAACTCGTTGAACAGTTTACGGTTAATGGTTTGTCCAGGGCTT GATccaaatgcaaataatttggtTGCTAGCACAACTTTCTACTCCGAGAGTACACGAGCCATGTTGTGTTTG GTAAGAATAGAAACAGATCCAGCTGATAGAACTCAACTGCGTATGACTGTTGCTTCTGGAGATCCTACTCTGACATTCGA GTTGAAGGAGTTCATTAAGGAACAATTGGTTATTGTCCCTACAAAGCCCACTGCTGCTGGACCACCATTGCCTCCCCAAACTCAGCCAACCCCTATACCTCCCGCAGAGTCAGATCCTGGGGCACTGCTTGCTGGTTTGCTTTAA